GAGGGCAGGGCCAAGCCGCAGGACGGTCTCCTCTGATAGGCTGTTGCTGGCGTACAGGTTGAGCTGCTCCAGTTCTCCGCAGCAGGTGACAGCGTAGCTGAGAGCCGCGGCATCATGGTCACTGAGATCGCCGTAGCCCAGGCCGAGGCGGGCGGACGGCCCGATCGCCGCCCTCAGCAGCTGCTCGTCGCTGCGTTGGTGCAGCAGGCGGAAGCACCGCAGGTGCTGCTCCTTGGAGTAGCTCTGCAAGGCCTCCTGGGAAGTGGTTTTGAGCCACGTGTCGAAATCCTGCGTGCAGGCGCTGCTGAACTCCCCAACAGCACCCTCCAGCAGCTGCCTCTGCAAAGGGCTGGCGAGCCCTGCGAGAAAGAGCACCAGGAGCTCTCCCTCCTGCGTCTCCAGGGTGTCTCTCACCCCTCCACTGCCAAACGCACCCAGGAAGACAGACACCGCCAGGAGGAACTCCAGCAGCGCGGGGGACAGGAAGGACAGCACACCCCCGTCCAGCGCCGGGTCTCCCTCGATCCGCAGGAATGCGGAGAGGATCGGGGAGCTCAGGAAGGGCTGCAGGCCGCAGGCGATCAGCTCTCTGCGGGAGAAGACGGAGGTGCTGTAGAGGAGGCTGTGGGAGGCCAGCCTGCCCAGCCCTGACAGGAGTGCTCTGGCCTGCGTCTCCTCCAGACCGCCGTGCTTCACCTGGCTGACGGTGGCTGAAACGAACACCTGGGTCAGCGTGCGGGGCAGGTGCATCCCGGTTTCCAGCGCAGCCCTGTACACCGAGCAGACGGTCCAGCAGAAGCCGGGCTGGCGGCACAGGCTGTGGAAGCCCAGCGTCTCCTCCATGTGCTCCCACACCCTGCCCGCATCCTCCTGCGGGAGGAGCAGCTGTGTGAACGCCCTCCTCCGCTCGCGGGAGAACCCCTGCAGCTCCACGCACAGGTCCTGCACTTCACACAGGGGTTCCAGATGGGCCGTCTCTCGGCTGCTCACCAGCAGGGAGGCGCCGTTCAGCAGCAGCCCCTGGGCCAGACTGGCCAACAGCACAGCGACCGGGACAGGCTCCTCTGGGCTGGAGCAGACAGCCTGGGCTGGGGCCTCCAGCTGGTGCCGGTACTGGTCCAGTCCATCCAGCACGAAGAGTAGAGTCTCTGGGCTCTGCAGGATTACAGCCAGTGACTCCGGAGAGAggtggctgtgctgctgcagcagcagctgcaccagAGACAGAGCCCCCTGCAGGGAGTTCAGCTTCCAGCAGGAcaggggaaggaggaagaagggCTGGAGGCATGTCCCCTGTGCCCAGTTGGCTAGCAGcttctgcagtgctgtggtctTGCCTGCGCCAGCAGCACCGACGATCAGCATCACTCTGGGATGGTCCTGCTCGTGTGAAAACGCAGTGGTAACCGCGTCCTGTAGACACACTGAgtctcccaccccctccctgtgcTCTTCCACAGCCTCTAGGGGGAGGTAGTGTTCGCTGAGGACCACCTCTCTGGGCCCCTGGCCTCCAAACACAGACTCCTCTCTGCATTCAAAGCTCCAGGTCATCAGGGCTTCCCTGTGCAACTTCTGGAACTCTGTTAAAGAGTAAACCGTTTGGACACACACATCAGTCTCACACTGCTTCGAATCAGTGGACATGTACTGCTACACTGGAAGGTGTTTTTAACAACTCATTCAAAGGACAGCACCCCCTACACCAAAGTGCCCCCACCTTGCACTAGgtacttaatttttttcttccaaagtATTGAGGTGACAGCACCTCCCACTGGGCCACCGCATTCTGAGATTACACCTGGCCCCCACTCTGAGAGTAAAAGGGCTGCCATGTTTTACTCACTGCTGTtggtggggtggcagtgtagcataatggtaaggaacaggactcataatggaaaggttgccagtttgaatccctgctggggcattgctgctgtacccttgggcaaggtacttaacccaaaattgcattagtaaatatccagctgtataaatggataacatgtaaaaattgtaacttatgtacattgttctggataagaacatctgctaaatgccagtgatAATGTCCTGTCAATCCTGTATGACTTTCACTGTGTAACTTTCACTAATCAACACCTTCCCTCAAGTTTGTTTTTAACCTTAACTAAATAATTTACTTcataaatatgatatttttttgAGACATtagataaattattttttatcaaatggATCATTTCTAGGTCCTTAAACCTTTTGCATTGTTTGTTGTTCACGTCGTTAAGCAGGTAATGGATCCAAGCTTTTCAAAGCCGCGTAGGAGAGTACAGACAATACACATCACAACACCGTGAGAATGCACATCTTTGAATCAGCGCGATTACATCAGATTAGTGACACACATTTATGAAAAGAATGCGCCCAGATTTATACACAAAGGCCAGtcatcaaaattaaaaacataaaaattgcCTGTCCTTGGCAGTGCAAGTCTCATTTACGTTAAAACCCTACGACAGTGACACTACAAGGAGTTCTTTTCCCAGAAGCGCACTCCTTTCTGAAGGTTGACCACCGAAGAATATGAGCAAAGCCGGAATGTGGAAAAGTAAACCTCCTTCCTGATCCGGACCGCGGAATCTGTTTTTCGCGATTGTTGCTACCAGTTGTTTTCTGCAAGAATGCA
This portion of the Megalops cyprinoides isolate fMegCyp1 chromosome 7, fMegCyp1.pri, whole genome shotgun sequence genome encodes:
- the si:ch73-233m11.2 gene encoding NACHT, LRR and PYD domains-containing protein 12, with translation MSATRDRVSTPFQKFQKLHREALMTWSFECREESVFGGQGPREVVLSEHYLPLEAVEEHREGVGDSVCLQDAVTTAFSHEQDHPRVMLIVGAAGAGKTTALQKLLANWAQGTCLQPFFLLPLSCWKLNSLQGALSLVQLLLQQHSHLSPESLAVILQSPETLLFVLDGLDQYRHQLEAPAQAVCSSPEEPVPVAVLLASLAQGLLLNGASLLVSSRETAHLEPLCEVQDLCVELQGFSRERRRAFTQLLLPQEDAGRVWEHMEETLGFHSLCRQPGFCWTVCSVYRAALETGMHLPRTLTQVFVSATVSQVKHGGLEETQARALLSGLGRLASHSLLYSTSVFSRRELIACGLQPFLSSPILSAFLRIEGDPALDGGVLSFLSPALLEFLLAVSVFLGAFGSGGVRDTLETQEGELLVLFLAGLASPLQRQLLEGAVGEFSSACTQDFDTWLKTTSQEALQSYSKEQHLRCFRLLHQRSDEQLLRAAIGPSARLGLGYGDLSDHDAAALSYAVTCCGELEQLNLYASNSLSEETVLRLGPALRRAGRIILSQSSLSADAYAHLATGMCSGRALELDLSYSRLLGEQGAERLCAGLRASGLQSLRLPSCGLTAVSCTHLVSLLSAESSQLHLLDLSGNDLEDQGVTHLSTGLKSPHCHLQELRLRRCKLTGVCTEVLSVVLCSGRSELKCLELSNNSVSDEGMSRLSTTLRSPSCALQRLLVSACDLSESCCAGLAAALSSDACRLQELDLSINELEDGGVLHLCDALKAQRCPLEALRLSRCELGEESFVALATVLGCGSSRLRELDLGVNIVRDRGAKHLWNAMRDGRCSLEHLDLDMLGLTDGCLEDLSAAVRACGSLKRLILKNNELTDAAVPALVAMAQESRAMQELNLQYNDFSEDVFELMDTCGKIRY